One Campylobacter concisus DNA segment encodes these proteins:
- a CDS encoding type IV pilus twitching motility protein PilT, translating to MDLIEQLRAQSSDAQAKASESNLSGDIQTLLKTVVFNKASDLHLVSRSEPQIRIDGTLRPLEFGVLSGKDIENLCYALITDAQKSELENNKELDFAIELPNIGRFRGNYYYTMNGDLAAAFRIIPIDIPSLDDLNAPQIFKYIIKREKGLILVTGPTGSGKSTTLAAMLNEINLNYRKHIITVEDPVEFVHNNKKALFSHRNIGTDTHSYSKALKFALREDPDIILVGEMRDRETISTAITAAETGHLVFGTLHTNSAIQTINRIVDSFDGSEQLQVRNMLSVSLTAVISQSLIPKIGGGRCAVHEILINNMAISNLIRENKVHQIYSQMQLNQQQTGMSTQTQALMKALKEGLITKENALAYSTSQQELQNLIGTV from the coding sequence ATGGATCTAATCGAACAACTAAGAGCGCAAAGCTCGGACGCTCAAGCCAAAGCATCAGAGAGCAATCTCTCTGGTGACATCCAAACGCTTCTAAAAACCGTTGTTTTTAACAAAGCTAGTGACCTCCACCTAGTCTCAAGGTCTGAGCCTCAGATAAGGATAGATGGCACTTTAAGGCCGCTTGAATTTGGCGTGCTAAGCGGCAAAGATATAGAAAATTTATGCTACGCGCTTATCACAGACGCCCAAAAAAGCGAGCTTGAGAACAACAAAGAGCTTGACTTTGCCATAGAGCTTCCAAATATCGGCCGCTTTCGTGGCAACTACTACTACACGATGAATGGCGATCTAGCTGCAGCTTTTCGTATCATACCTATCGATATACCTTCGCTTGATGATCTAAATGCGCCACAAATTTTTAAATATATCATCAAACGCGAAAAGGGCCTTATCCTAGTTACTGGACCAACGGGCAGTGGTAAATCAACAACGCTTGCGGCGATGCTTAATGAGATAAATTTAAATTATAGAAAGCACATCATCACCGTTGAGGACCCAGTTGAGTTTGTACATAACAACAAAAAAGCCCTATTTTCACATAGAAATATAGGCACTGACACGCACTCTTACTCAAAAGCACTAAAATTTGCACTTCGTGAGGACCCAGATATCATACTTGTGGGCGAGATGAGGGATAGAGAGACGATCTCTACGGCCATTACAGCGGCTGAGACTGGACACCTAGTCTTTGGTACGCTTCACACAAACTCAGCCATACAAACTATAAATAGGATCGTTGATAGCTTCGATGGAAGTGAGCAGCTTCAAGTAAGAAATATGCTTAGCGTTTCACTAACTGCCGTCATCTCACAAAGTCTGATACCAAAAATAGGCGGCGGAAGGTGCGCTGTGCATGAAATTTTGATAAATAACATGGCGATATCAAACTTGATACGCGAAAACAAAGTGCATCAAATTTACTCTCAAATGCAGCTAAATCAGCAACAAACTGGCATGAGCACGCAGACTCAAGCGCTGATGAAAGCGCTAAAAGAGGGCTTGATCACAAAAGAAAATGCGCTAGCCTACTCGACTAGCCAGCAAGAACTTCAAAATTTAATAGGAACTGTATGA
- the gatC gene encoding Asp-tRNA(Asn)/Glu-tRNA(Gln) amidotransferase subunit GatC has protein sequence MQIDDTLLNKLEKLSALQINDEKREEIKKQLSEIVSFVDVLNELDLSGDEAVVSSIKGGTPLREDEPHLSDVVDEILKHAPSREGHFFAVPKIIE, from the coding sequence ATGCAAATAGACGACACTCTTTTAAATAAATTAGAAAAACTCTCAGCATTACAAATTAATGATGAAAAAAGAGAAGAGATCAAGAAGCAATTAAGTGAAATCGTATCTTTTGTCGATGTTTTAAACGAGCTTGATCTAAGCGGCGATGAGGCCGTAGTTAGCTCTATAAAAGGTGGCACTCCATTAAGAGAAGATGAGCCACATTTAAGTGACGTTGTCGATGAAATTTTAAAGCACGCCCCTTCACGCGAGGGACACTTTTTTGCCGTGCCAAAGATCATAGAGTAA
- a CDS encoding L-seryl-tRNA selenium transferase — MKKLTLFLAFALALVLSGCGTKRQYFEPAQTSGEISLSKDLPSYIKSANANGATLDNGNIITKNGLNKSVILPENFNFLNENNGFVISASINGDLNVTDPSGHSVYSGKFPTAIVAASLDQNQLAAISASNHIYLIDINTATTLMEYSSSDIAAVDSRVVAPYFMSSLIVYPALDGKIYIVQKDTGRILRDVVVSSENFFNNIIFLGVEGDNLIAATAKKLIVINPSQTVYYDGEIKDVLVHNDEIYIFKKDGTIVRTDLMLKEQNKVNFKFAIFSAATIINNKLYVIEKTGYVIKTNLDLSGAEIYEFSDEIKDKSFMGNGAFYYDNEYVNLGQ, encoded by the coding sequence ATGAAAAAACTTACACTATTCTTGGCATTTGCCTTGGCTTTAGTTCTAAGCGGATGCGGCACAAAAAGACAATATTTTGAGCCTGCGCAAACTTCTGGTGAGATATCTTTGTCAAAAGATCTTCCTTCTTACATCAAATCAGCAAATGCAAACGGCGCAACGCTAGATAATGGCAACATCATCACTAAAAATGGGCTAAATAAAAGCGTTATCTTGCCTGAAAATTTCAACTTCTTAAATGAAAACAACGGCTTTGTCATCTCAGCTAGCATAAATGGCGATCTAAACGTTACTGATCCTAGCGGTCACAGCGTTTATAGTGGTAAATTTCCAACTGCGATCGTAGCAGCCTCACTTGATCAAAACCAACTTGCAGCTATCAGTGCATCAAACCACATCTATCTAATCGACATAAACACAGCTACGACACTAATGGAGTATAGCTCTTCTGACATCGCAGCGGTTGATTCAAGAGTTGTGGCACCTTACTTCATGAGCTCACTCATCGTCTATCCAGCACTAGATGGCAAAATTTACATCGTGCAAAAAGATACTGGTAGAATTTTACGCGACGTGGTCGTAAGCTCTGAAAATTTCTTTAATAACATCATATTCTTAGGCGTTGAAGGCGATAATCTAATCGCAGCAACAGCCAAAAAACTAATCGTCATCAACCCAAGTCAAACAGTTTATTATGACGGTGAGATCAAAGATGTGCTAGTTCATAACGATGAAATTTATATCTTTAAAAAAGATGGCACGATAGTAAGAACAGACCTTATGCTAAAAGAGCAAAATAAGGTAAATTTCAAATTTGCTATCTTCTCAGCGGCAACTATCATCAACAATAAGCTCTATGTCATCGAAAAAACAGGCTATGTTATAAAGACAAATTTAGACCTTAGCGGAGCTGAAATTTATGAGTTTAGCGACGAGATAAAAGATAAAAGCTTCATGGGAAATGGCGCATTTTACTACGATAATGAGTATGTTAATCTAGGGCAATGA
- a CDS encoding type III pantothenate kinase: MILCDIGNTNASFLQNGKITHIKVSEFKNYKPDEKVYFICVNEEILRMVDKDEMFVNLESYFEIDTIYQGLGVDRKAVCYMINDGVIVDAGSAITVDIMANSLHLGGYILPGIATMLNAYKSISPRLDVTLNSQIDIDALPQKTSDAVSYGIIKPIITLISKLAGSKKVYFTGGDGDFLSKFFKNAICDKMLIFRAMQKIIDEKKEILK, from the coding sequence ATGATTTTGTGTGATATCGGCAACACCAACGCCTCTTTTTTGCAAAATGGCAAGATCACACACATAAAAGTTAGCGAATTTAAAAACTACAAGCCAGATGAAAAGGTCTATTTTATCTGTGTAAATGAAGAAATTTTACGCATGGTAGATAAGGATGAAATGTTTGTAAATTTAGAGTCTTACTTTGAGATAGACACGATATATCAAGGTCTCGGAGTAGATAGAAAAGCGGTTTGTTATATGATAAATGATGGCGTTATAGTAGATGCTGGAAGTGCTATCACCGTTGATATAATGGCAAACTCACTTCATCTTGGCGGTTACATCTTGCCTGGTATCGCAACTATGTTAAATGCCTATAAAAGCATCTCTCCACGCCTTGATGTGACGCTAAATTCGCAAATCGACATCGACGCACTGCCGCAAAAAACGAGCGATGCTGTGAGTTACGGCATAATAAAGCCCATTATCACGCTCATTTCAAAGCTTGCAGGCAGCAAAAAAGTATATTTTACTGGTGGAGATGGCGACTTTTTATCTAAATTTTTTAAAAATGCCATTTGCGACAAGATGCTGATCTTTCGTGCCATGCAAAAAATAATCGATGAGAAAAAGGAAATTTTAAAATGA
- the hisG gene encoding ATP phosphoribosyltransferase produces MITVALPKGRIAEDTLEIFRKIFGSSFLFEDRKLILEEGNFRFLMVRNQDIPTYVTEGAADIGVVGLDVLEEHKPNVVRLLDLQIGKCKVCIGIKNEDELDFSRSELKIATKMPNITRNYFAKLAVGVKIIKLYGSIELAPLVGLSDAIVDVVETGSTMKQNGLKVAGDIMQSSAYLIANKNSFIIKKDEILELYQKIKDEISK; encoded by the coding sequence ATGATAACAGTAGCCTTGCCAAAGGGCAGGATAGCGGAAGATACACTAGAAATTTTTAGAAAGATTTTTGGCTCGAGTTTTTTGTTTGAGGATAGAAAACTCATCCTTGAAGAGGGAAATTTTAGATTTTTAATGGTTCGCAACCAAGATATACCAACATACGTCACCGAAGGCGCTGCAGATATCGGCGTGGTCGGCCTTGACGTCCTTGAAGAGCATAAGCCAAATGTGGTGAGGCTGCTTGATCTGCAAATAGGCAAGTGCAAGGTCTGCATCGGCATAAAAAACGAAGATGAGCTTGATTTTTCAAGGTCTGAGCTAAAGATCGCTACAAAAATGCCAAATATCACTAGAAATTACTTTGCCAAGCTTGCCGTTGGCGTCAAGATCATAAAGCTTTATGGCTCGATCGAGCTAGCACCGCTTGTTGGGCTAAGCGACGCGATCGTCGATGTGGTCGAAACTGGCTCAACTATGAAGCAAAATGGGCTAAAAGTAGCTGGTGATATCATGCAAAGCTCAGCTTACTTGATCGCAAATAAAAATAGTTTTATCATCAAAAAAGATGAAATTTTGGAGCTTTATCAAAAGATAAAAGATGAAATTTCAAAGTAA
- a CDS encoding DUF6980 family protein — translation MVKVKHCCSQMKEATKLNCKIHNNIYDCPDVLISYYSKFDEYGIIIHDGGTSSISIKFCPFCGTKLPKSKRDKWFDKMEKLGIDIDNDEIPKVYLNYGWWLKK, via the coding sequence ATGGTTAAGGTAAAACATTGTTGTTCTCAAATGAAAGAGGCAACGAAATTAAATTGCAAGATTCATAACAATATTTATGATTGTCCAGATGTACTTATCTCGTATTATTCTAAATTTGATGAATATGGAATTATAATTCACGATGGTGGCACAAGTAGCATTTCAATTAAATTTTGCCCTTTTTGTGGTACAAAATTACCAAAATCAAAACGAGATAAATGGTTTGACAAAATGGAAAAATTAGGAATAGATATTGATAATGATGAAATTCCTAAAGTATATTTAAATTATGGTTGGTGGTTGAAGAAGTGA
- a CDS encoding aminotransferase class V-fold PLP-dependent enzyme: MPTIDEVRKNIILKDGIYYFDYTASGLAYAPIEDEISKFLKTYANTHSDSSSSAVLTQKRYENARTELKELLGLDDSFYLIATGQGATAAIKKFQEIIGIYLPPTTRALIGEANLRSVNLPLVLVGPYEHHSNEISFREGLCDCERITLDENGEIDYVMLERTLKLNAKRKIIACFSAASNVTGVKTDYKRIYSLVKKFGGVVAFDCAATSSHEILDAAYFDAAFFSPHKLLGGVGSCGLLAIKKELYTSDIPSFAGGGTIALATPSKHLFIKNAEQLEEAGTPSILGLVRASLAYNLQASVGVENVKAREDELANFFVKELSSIEDITIYGPKNAEKLPIFSFNARDISPYDFAATLSNNHGIQSRAGVMCAGPYAFDLLGLKENKILEKKPGFVRVSMHYTHTKEDVLYLINAIKSSIKKHRELWGEEKAMYEMFGGKI; the protein is encoded by the coding sequence GTGCCAACCATAGATGAAGTAAGAAAAAATATCATTTTAAAAGATGGAATTTACTATTTTGACTACACGGCCTCAGGCCTTGCCTATGCACCTATCGAAGATGAAATTTCAAAATTTTTAAAAACCTACGCAAACACTCACTCAGACAGCAGTTCAAGCGCCGTGCTAACGCAAAAACGCTACGAAAACGCAAGGACTGAGTTAAAGGAGCTTTTGGGGCTTGATGATAGCTTTTATCTCATTGCAACTGGTCAAGGCGCAACGGCTGCGATAAAGAAATTTCAGGAGATAATAGGAATTTATCTGCCGCCAACGACAAGAGCCTTGATAGGCGAAGCAAATTTAAGAAGCGTAAATTTACCACTAGTGCTTGTTGGCCCATATGAGCACCACTCAAACGAGATCAGCTTTCGCGAGGGGCTTTGCGACTGCGAGCGCATAACACTTGATGAAAACGGCGAGATAGACTATGTGATGCTTGAGAGGACGCTAAAACTAAACGCAAAAAGAAAGATCATCGCCTGCTTTAGCGCCGCCTCAAACGTCACGGGCGTAAAAACCGACTACAAGAGAATTTACTCGCTCGTTAAAAAATTTGGCGGGGTGGTGGCATTTGACTGCGCAGCAACCAGCTCGCATGAAATTTTAGACGCCGCATACTTTGACGCAGCCTTTTTCTCTCCTCACAAGCTACTTGGCGGAGTTGGGAGTTGTGGGCTTTTAGCGATCAAAAAAGAGCTTTACACAAGCGACATACCAAGCTTTGCAGGTGGCGGTACCATCGCACTTGCGACGCCCTCAAAACACCTTTTTATAAAAAATGCCGAGCAGCTTGAGGAGGCTGGCACGCCATCTATCTTGGGGCTGGTGCGAGCAAGCCTAGCCTACAACTTGCAAGCAAGTGTAGGAGTAGAAAACGTCAAAGCTCGCGAAGATGAGCTAGCAAATTTCTTTGTAAAAGAGCTTAGCAGCATCGAAGATATCACCATTTATGGCCCTAAAAATGCAGAAAAACTGCCTATTTTTTCATTTAATGCGCGCGACATTTCGCCTTATGACTTTGCGGCAACACTTAGTAACAACCACGGCATACAAAGCCGCGCTGGCGTGATGTGTGCTGGGCCTTATGCTTTTGATCTGCTTGGACTTAAAGAGAATAAGATCTTAGAGAAAAAGCCAGGTTTTGTAAGGGTGAGCATGCACTACACGCATACAAAAGAGGATGTGCTCTATCTCATAAACGCTATCAAATCATCTATCAAAAAGCACCGCGAGCTTTGGGGCGAGGAAAAAGCGATGTATGAGATGTTTGGCGGGAAAATTTAG
- a CDS encoding winged helix-turn-helix domain-containing protein, whose product MSKNLEELIKQTLNKSGKLDCGTAFKIANKLGIEVGEVSDEATRLGIKIDNCELGQFGALDKDRGKFTLSLKLKEVSDEKGRVFCKDARDMAAASGGLKTMRSTLRDYGFDVKYCQLGCFKEKKGKKMRVKTKTWIENDEGELIFGKGKTEVLDVIAEVGSISKAAEILGMNYKKCWSHLQILQKNLKEDLFTTKQGGGDSAGTTLNDRAHELINAYKQLQNDIEDYANKRFKELFLKQDEKKNDKK is encoded by the coding sequence ATGAGTAAAAATTTAGAAGAGTTAATAAAACAAACGCTAAATAAAAGCGGCAAACTTGACTGCGGCACGGCTTTTAAGATCGCAAATAAGCTTGGCATAGAAGTTGGCGAAGTGAGCGATGAGGCGACCAGACTTGGCATCAAGATAGACAACTGCGAGCTTGGCCAGTTTGGCGCTCTTGATAAAGACCGCGGTAAATTTACATTGTCACTAAAACTAAAAGAAGTAAGCGACGAAAAGGGCAGAGTTTTTTGCAAAGATGCAAGGGATATGGCGGCAGCTAGCGGTGGCCTAAAGACCATGCGCTCGACGCTTAGAGACTACGGCTTTGACGTGAAGTACTGTCAGCTAGGCTGTTTTAAGGAAAAGAAAGGCAAAAAGATGAGAGTAAAGACAAAGACTTGGATAGAAAACGACGAGGGCGAGCTTATATTTGGCAAGGGTAAAACCGAAGTTTTAGACGTTATAGCCGAGGTTGGCTCGATATCAAAGGCAGCTGAAATTTTAGGTATGAACTATAAAAAATGCTGGTCGCATCTACAAATTTTGCAAAAAAATTTAAAAGAAGATCTCTTTACGACCAAGCAAGGTGGCGGAGATAGTGCTGGCACTACGCTAAATGATAGAGCTCATGAGCTCATAAACGCCTATAAACAGCTTCAAAACGACATCGAAGACTATGCAAATAAGCGCTTTAAAGAGCTATTTTTAAAACAAGACGAAAAGAAAAACGATAAAAAATAA
- the fdhD gene encoding formate dehydrogenase accessory sulfurtransferase FdhD encodes MEPIYKTQIIKYKGEQKAQVDDILVREIKLEIYINDKKFGAVMATPTDQKALAVGYLISENVITKPEDIAEVRLSTDELSVYVSAKVNEKRLEQFDEEKVIISGCGRSSTANIDPQAMAARAVKSGAKFNKDMILAQMKEFYTQCELYEMTGCVHTAKLFVSEDKFYIGEDIAQHNTIDKAVGKAVLDGANLANSFLMVSGRLSSEMVAKAVMHGIPALISRTAPTSLGVVIARKFELTLCGFARGENINVYSGEERIYE; translated from the coding sequence ATGGAACCGATTTATAAAACGCAGATCATCAAATATAAAGGCGAGCAAAAAGCGCAGGTTGATGATATTTTGGTGCGTGAGATCAAGCTTGAAATTTACATAAATGACAAAAAATTTGGTGCCGTTATGGCAACGCCTACCGATCAAAAGGCGCTTGCTGTGGGCTATTTGATCAGCGAAAATGTCATCACAAAGCCAGAAGACATAGCTGAAGTTAGGCTCTCAACCGACGAGCTAAGCGTCTATGTAAGCGCCAAAGTGAATGAAAAACGCCTAGAGCAGTTTGACGAAGAGAAGGTCATAATAAGTGGCTGTGGCAGAAGCTCAACGGCAAATATCGACCCACAGGCGATGGCAGCAAGAGCCGTAAAAAGCGGGGCTAAATTTAACAAAGATATGATCCTTGCACAAATGAAGGAGTTTTACACGCAGTGCGAGCTTTATGAGATGACTGGCTGCGTGCATACGGCAAAGCTTTTTGTGAGCGAAGATAAATTTTATATAGGCGAGGATATCGCTCAGCACAATACGATCGATAAAGCCGTTGGTAAGGCTGTTTTAGACGGAGCTAACTTAGCAAATTCATTTTTGATGGTGAGTGGCAGGCTTAGTTCAGAGATGGTTGCAAAGGCCGTTATGCACGGCATCCCAGCGCTTATCTCAAGGACAGCACCGACTAGCCTTGGCGTGGTGATCGCTCGTAAATTTGAGCTCACGCTTTGCGGCTTTGCAAGGGGCGAAAATATCAACGTTTATAGCGGCGAAGAGAGAATTTATGAGTAA
- the fdh3B gene encoding formate dehydrogenase FDH3 subunit beta, giving the protein MSAFNDNNRLKFYCDTDRCIDCNGCAVACDEAHELPIGVRRRRVVTLNEGMPGKEISTSIACMHCEDAPCSLVCPVDCFYIRADGIVLHDKDICIGCGYCLYACPFGAPQFPKDGAFGARGVMDKCTMCAGGPLPTNSEEEREVYGQDRISEGKVPVCAAMCSTKALLVGESDMIEKIYNDRVAARGYGEKDLKQTTVWKIAYYAGDRLKLKA; this is encoded by the coding sequence ATGAGCGCATTTAACGATAACAATAGACTTAAATTTTACTGCGACACAGATAGATGCATTGATTGCAACGGTTGCGCGGTAGCGTGCGATGAAGCTCATGAGTTGCCTATCGGTGTTAGAAGACGCCGCGTCGTCACACTAAATGAAGGTATGCCTGGTAAAGAAATTTCAACATCAATCGCATGTATGCACTGCGAAGATGCACCTTGTTCGCTTGTTTGCCCAGTTGATTGTTTCTACATCAGAGCTGATGGCATCGTGCTTCACGATAAAGATATCTGCATAGGCTGTGGATACTGCTTGTATGCTTGCCCATTTGGCGCACCGCAATTCCCTAAGGATGGTGCTTTTGGCGCAAGAGGCGTAATGGATAAATGCACCATGTGCGCAGGCGGTCCGCTACCAACTAATAGCGAAGAAGAGCGCGAAGTATATGGACAAGATAGAATTTCTGAAGGCAAAGTGCCAGTTTGTGCTGCGATGTGCTCTACAAAGGCTTTATTAGTTGGCGAGTCAGATATGATCGAAAAAATCTACAATGACAGAGTTGCTGCAAGAGGTTATGGCGAAAAAGACCTAAAACAAACTACTGTTTGGAAGATCGCTTACTACGCTGGCGACAGACTAAAACTAAAAGCGTAA
- a CDS encoding formate dehydrogenase subunit alpha: MSEAILNATPNNIGRRSFLKMAALAGASGAAGFAASNVTREATAQEMANPFPDSKIVKTVCTVCSVGCGVLAEVENGVWVRQEVAQDHPVSAGGHCCKGADVIDMVRSHCRVKYPMKKVGGKWQRISMTQALDEIGAKLKAYREKNPEQVMFLGSAKDSNEQCYYISKFVAMFGTNNLDHQARLUHSSTVAGVANTWGYGAMTNHLGDIQNAKSIFIIGANPAVNHPVGFRHFLKAKENNGAKLIVVDPRYTRTAAKADYFAQIRPGTDIPFMYGMMNLIFENGWEDKKFIDERTYGIDEIRKEAAKWTPEVVEDVTGVPAATLKEITEVYAKNRPGSVVWAMGLTQHTIGSSNTRIAPILQLVLGNMGVSGGGCNILRGHDNVQGATDMANAPDSLPGYYAKNEGSWKYFAKMWKVDFEWLQKNFIKPEWMFKPGFSLARWWAGTLNGKDGNDAIDNAGDSLKALVVIGNGITSTAQQVKVQEGLDALELLVCVDPFVNDAAVITNKKDNVYIIPASTQYETSGTVVATNRSGQWRSQVCKPLYESIPDHELLFELAKRIGFYDELTRTIRDADGKIEWPEAATHEIANIIKTIGMTGWTPERLKRHQENWDKFDEVTSLGKPGTPVEGEYYGLPWPCWTENHPGSPILYDTHKSVREGGMGFRNRFGLEHNGVSQLAAEGSAPVGSSINGGYPEIKKDNIEKILGITLTDDEKARIGASWSTDDSNIIATKCLEKNIAPYGNARARAIVWTFVDQIPQHREPIHSQRQDLAQKYPSFEDKPNHYRVYTKYKSLQQSKDFSKEFPINLITARLVNFSGAGMETRASKYLSRITPEMFADIHPELAAKHGIKNWDFVWVHSPEGTKIKVRARIVPSVKPNMIFLPFHWAGYMQGVDMTGNFPEGTRPFAVGESANTVTNYGYDIVTQIPETKGGLCRIERA, from the coding sequence ATGTCTGAAGCTATATTAAACGCTACGCCAAACAACATCGGCCGTAGATCGTTTTTAAAAATGGCTGCATTAGCGGGCGCTAGTGGAGCGGCCGGCTTTGCAGCAAGCAATGTCACAAGAGAAGCAACAGCTCAAGAGATGGCAAACCCATTTCCAGACTCAAAAATAGTAAAAACTGTCTGCACAGTTTGCTCTGTAGGATGCGGAGTGCTAGCAGAAGTAGAAAACGGTGTTTGGGTGCGTCAAGAAGTAGCACAAGATCACCCAGTAAGTGCTGGTGGTCACTGCTGTAAAGGAGCAGACGTTATCGATATGGTGCGCTCACACTGCCGTGTAAAATATCCAATGAAAAAAGTTGGTGGTAAGTGGCAACGCATCTCTATGACGCAAGCACTTGACGAGATCGGTGCAAAACTAAAAGCTTACCGCGAGAAAAATCCAGAGCAGGTTATGTTTTTGGGTTCAGCAAAAGATAGCAACGAGCAATGCTATTATATAAGCAAATTCGTTGCGATGTTTGGGACGAACAACCTAGATCACCAAGCGCGTCTTTGACACAGCTCTACAGTCGCCGGTGTGGCGAATACTTGGGGTTATGGAGCTATGACAAATCACCTTGGAGATATCCAAAACGCGAAGTCTATTTTTATAATCGGCGCAAACCCAGCGGTAAATCACCCAGTTGGTTTTAGACACTTTTTAAAAGCAAAAGAAAATAATGGCGCAAAGCTGATCGTTGTCGATCCAAGATATACAAGAACGGCTGCAAAGGCTGATTATTTCGCACAAATTCGCCCAGGCACAGACATACCATTCATGTATGGCATGATGAATCTCATCTTTGAAAATGGCTGGGAAGATAAGAAATTTATAGATGAGCGCACATACGGCATCGATGAGATCCGTAAAGAGGCTGCAAAATGGACACCTGAAGTCGTTGAAGATGTGACTGGAGTCCCAGCTGCAACTCTTAAAGAGATCACAGAAGTCTATGCCAAAAACCGCCCTGGCTCAGTCGTTTGGGCGATGGGTCTAACTCAGCACACAATAGGTAGCTCAAACACTCGTATAGCTCCGATCTTGCAACTAGTGCTTGGCAACATGGGCGTAAGTGGCGGCGGATGTAACATCCTAAGAGGCCACGATAACGTTCAAGGTGCAACTGATATGGCAAACGCACCTGATAGCTTGCCTGGATACTACGCTAAAAACGAAGGAAGCTGGAAATATTTTGCAAAAATGTGGAAGGTTGATTTCGAGTGGTTGCAAAAGAATTTTATCAAGCCTGAGTGGATGTTTAAGCCAGGATTTTCACTTGCACGCTGGTGGGCTGGTACGCTAAATGGTAAAGATGGTAATGATGCGATCGATAATGCAGGAGATAGCCTAAAAGCTCTTGTAGTTATAGGTAACGGCATAACATCTACTGCACAACAAGTAAAGGTTCAAGAAGGTCTTGATGCACTTGAGTTACTTGTTTGTGTAGATCCGTTTGTAAATGACGCTGCCGTTATAACAAATAAAAAAGATAATGTATATATCATCCCTGCTTCAACTCAGTATGAAACTAGCGGCACAGTCGTAGCTACAAACAGAAGTGGTCAATGGAGAAGCCAAGTATGCAAACCACTTTATGAGAGCATACCTGATCATGAATTGTTATTTGAACTAGCTAAACGTATAGGCTTCTATGACGAGCTAACTCGCACTATAAGGGATGCTGACGGCAAGATAGAGTGGCCAGAAGCTGCTACTCACGAGATAGCAAATATTATAAAAACTATCGGTATGACTGGCTGGACACCTGAGCGCTTAAAACGCCACCAAGAGAACTGGGATAAATTCGATGAAGTAACATCTCTTGGCAAGCCTGGCACTCCTGTTGAAGGCGAATACTACGGACTTCCATGGCCATGCTGGACAGAAAATCACCCAGGTAGCCCAATACTTTATGATACACATAAATCAGTTCGCGAAGGCGGAATGGGCTTTAGAAACCGCTTTGGTTTAGAGCACAACGGTGTTAGCCAGCTAGCAGCTGAAGGCTCAGCGCCAGTTGGTTCATCTATAAATGGCGGATATCCTGAGATCAAAAAAGACAATATCGAGAAAATTTTAGGCATCACACTAACTGATGATGAAAAAGCAAGGATCGGAGCTAGCTGGTCAACTGATGATAGTAATATCATAGCAACAAAATGCTTGGAGAAAAACATCGCTCCATATGGCAATGCACGTGCTAGAGCGATAGTTTGGACATTTGTTGATCAGATCCCTCAACACAGAGAGCCGATCCACTCACAGCGTCAGGATCTTGCGCAAAAATATCCAAGTTTTGAGGATAAACCAAATCACTACCGCGTTTATACGAAGTATAAGAGCTTGCAGCAAAGTAAGGACTTCTCAAAAGAATTCCCTATCAACCTCATTACAGCTCGTCTCGTAAATTTCAGTGGTGCTGGTATGGAGACGCGTGCTAGCAAGTATCTATCGCGCATTACACCTGAGATGTTTGCCGACATCCACCCAGAGCTAGCTGCCAAACATGGCATTAAAAATTGGGATTTTGTTTGGGTTCATTCACCTGAGGGCACTAAGATCAAGGTTCGCGCAAGGATCGTGCCATCAGTTAAGCCTAATATGATATTCTTGCCATTCCACTGGGCTGGATATATGCAAGGTGTTGATATGACTGGAAATTTCCCTGAGGGAACAAGACCTTTTGCAGTTGGTGAGAGCGCAAATACCGTAACAAACTACGGATATGACATAGTCACTCAAATTCCAGAAACAAAAGGCGGTCTTTGCCGCATAGAAAGGGCATAA
- a CDS encoding twin-arginine translocation signal domain-containing protein has translation MQNRREFLKKVGLVGAVAASGAVAANADENLKSGKSKKTEVLYKRSKNWELYYKQAK, from the coding sequence ATGCAAAATAGACGCGAATTTCTAAAAAAAGTCGGTCTAGTTGGTGCTGTAGCAGCAAGCGGTGCTGTAGCAGCAAATGCTGATGAAAATTTAAAATCAGGAAAGAGTAAAAAAACCGAAGTGCTTTACAAAAGAAGCAAAAACTGGGAACTTTACTATAAACAAGCAAAATAA